The sequence below is a genomic window from Pseudomonadota bacterium.
ACCATTCTATCTCCTGGAAAAGAGCGGAGGGAAAAGCGGCAGATATGTAAAAAAACGTGAAGCGTGATTTGTGAAGCGTCAAAATACGAAATACAAGATTCAGAGGTGAGGCATGAAAGGTAGGATCATTTCAGTAAACATCAGTAACAAAAAGGGCGAAAAGAAGCATGGTGTGGGAAAGTGCATGTTAATAAAAGATATGGGGCTTGAGAACGACGCACATGCGGGCTTTATGCACAGGCAGGTAAGCCTCCTTGCAAAAGAGAGCATCAAGAAGATAAAGGACATGGGAATTGATGTAGATTGCGGAGACTTTGCTGAAAACCTGACCACTGAAGGCATAGAACTCCCAATATTACCTATCGGCACAAAACTTAAAGTCGGGGACAACATTATTCTAAGAGTTACTCAGATAGGCAAAGAATGTCATGCCAGGTGCGCTATTTTTCAACAGGTCGGTGATTGCGTGATGCCGAGAGAGGGGATCTTTACCGAGGTACTCAATGAGGGGGAAATTAAGGCAGGAGATGAAATCGAGGTATTACAATGAAACACAGTGTTGTAATCATTACATGCAGCGATAAAGGCTCCAAAGGTGAACGTGAAGATAAAAGCGGACCTGCAATAGCTGAAATGCTGAAGGACTCTTACAATGTAAACAATATTCTCGTTGTACCGGATGAAACCGATATTATTGCCAATGCAATAAAAAAGCTCATTGATGAGCAGGGGATAGATCTTGTTATTACAACAGGCGGCACGGGTTTGTCAGACAGGGACGTAACCCCTGAAGCCACAAGGATGGTCATTGAAAAAGATTTGCCCGGCTTTGCTGAAATAATGCGCATTGAGAGTTACAAAATCACCCCTCACGGGATAATCTCGCGGGGCATCTGCGGAATAAGAGGCAAGAGCATAGTCATTAACCTCCCTGGAAGCCCCAAGGCAGCTACAGAATGCCTCTCCTTCGTGTCGGCTGCCCTACCCCACGCACTTAATAAGCTGAAAGGAGATACTGCCGATTGCGCCAGCTAATCCCAGTTCCAAATAAAAGCGCTATCATTGTTGGCTCAGTTTTTCAGAATACTTTCCATCTCTCCAATTTCATCATCAGCATTTTCTAAATCCCAGTTAAACTTAACCATATCTATTTCCAGGATCTTAGGATTGACTTTCTCAAGAACCTTGAATGCTTCTGTTTCGTTTAATATTACCCCGCTTATATCGCCCCCAAAACCAAAATCCTGGATCCTTGCCAGTTGATCTGCCAGTGAGCAGACAGCAACCGCCGTTTTGTTTTCTCCGGTAGAGTCCTGTACACAATGATGGTATCTGGCAACATCAATAAATATCTCCGGCAGTTTCCACTGCTCCATAATCCAACCGCCTACTATGTCGTGCGTTTCACCGAGAAACTTTTTCTCGGCTTCAATCATCGAGATACATTCGTCAGAAGTTGCATTAATGACAATTTCATATATTTCGTGGACGAATCTGTCCAATATGATCTTTCCGACATCATGAAGAAGACCTGAAAGGTAAACAGCTCCAAGGTCTTTCATATTCATCTTATTGCATAACCTCTTTGCAATTACCGCAGTAGCCACAGAATGTTTCCAGAATCTATTCGTGTCAAAGGTTTGTGCACCACGCGGTGGCTTTAATGCACCGTAAGCGCCACAGGCTATACAAATCATCGTAATTTCTTTGATGCCCAGCATTCTCACCGCATGGTCAATAGCCGAAACTTTATAAGGAAGACGGTAAAAGGCAGAATTCGCAACCTTCAGCACATTTATGCTCATTGACGGATCTTTTGAGATTATCCTTGCTAAAGAGTTTATATCGGAATTTTCATCATCAAGAGCCCGCAGCAGCTCTACCATT
It includes:
- a CDS encoding MogA/MoaB family molybdenum cofactor biosynthesis protein; protein product: MKHSVVIITCSDKGSKGEREDKSGPAIAEMLKDSYNVNNILVVPDETDIIANAIKKLIDEQGIDLVITTGGTGLSDRDVTPEATRMVIEKDLPGFAEIMRIESYKITPHGIISRGICGIRGKSIVINLPGSPKAATECLSFVSAALPHALNKLKGDTADCAS
- a CDS encoding HDOD domain-containing protein, producing the protein MIKDLKKRLEGAINLLPPIPAVMVELLRALDDENSDINSLARIISKDPSMSINVLKVANSAFYRLPYKVSAIDHAVRMLGIKEITMICIACGAYGALKPPRGAQTFDTNRFWKHSVATAVIAKRLCNKMNMKDLGAVYLSGLLHDVGKIILDRFVHEIYEIVINATSDECISMIEAEKKFLGETHDIVGGWIMEQWKLPEIFIDVARYHHCVQDSTGENKTAVAVCSLADQLARIQDFGFGGDISGVILNETEAFKVLEKVNPKILEIDMVKFNWDLENADDEIGEMESILKN
- a CDS encoding MOSC domain-containing protein, coding for MKGRIISVNISNKKGEKKHGVGKCMLIKDMGLENDAHAGFMHRQVSLLAKESIKKIKDMGIDVDCGDFAENLTTEGIELPILPIGTKLKVGDNIILRVTQIGKECHARCAIFQQVGDCVMPREGIFTEVLNEGEIKAGDEIEVLQ